A window of Calditrichota bacterium contains these coding sequences:
- a CDS encoding CPBP family intramembrane metalloprotease — protein sequence MTKLETPSHFPPIRDVIVVLLLTLMLTFFFALVGGLIGMKTSLFLIEGIVIVPALIYVLHFKYPLAKTFRLRRVSVPLMGISVILGVGLSVIVDEFDRLFQMILPMPDILKQMMEKSLAVDSFGDLMIIGFSAVVLAAVLEEMLFRGFVQTSFEHAFDVTRAVMATAIIFAVTHLNPWWTVQFTFFGIFLGVMAWKSGSIIPTIIVHFVNNAIALIYSNVPAEKMSWYAGENHLRIPILIAGILFTYFGMKLFYRFSDKMRGEEISDYFEK from the coding sequence ATGACAAAATTGGAAACTCCTTCTCATTTTCCACCAATCAGGGACGTGATTGTCGTTTTGTTGCTCACGCTCATGCTGACTTTCTTTTTCGCGCTGGTCGGCGGGCTCATTGGCATGAAAACCAGTCTGTTTTTAATCGAGGGCATTGTCATCGTGCCGGCGCTGATCTACGTTTTGCATTTCAAATACCCGCTGGCAAAAACTTTTCGTCTGCGTCGCGTGAGCGTACCGCTGATGGGAATCAGCGTAATTTTAGGCGTGGGGTTGTCCGTGATTGTCGATGAATTTGACCGGCTATTTCAAATGATCCTGCCCATGCCCGACATTCTCAAACAAATGATGGAAAAATCTCTCGCGGTCGATTCTTTCGGAGATTTGATGATCATCGGATTTTCTGCCGTGGTGCTGGCGGCTGTGCTGGAAGAGATGTTGTTCCGCGGTTTTGTTCAGACCAGCTTCGAGCACGCATTTGACGTGACCCGCGCCGTCATGGCGACGGCGATTATTTTTGCCGTCACTCATCTCAATCCCTGGTGGACGGTGCAATTCACTTTTTTCGGTATTTTTCTGGGAGTCATGGCGTGGAAAAGCGGCTCCATTATTCCGACAATCATCGTTCATTTCGTCAACAATGCCATTGCGCTGATTTACTCCAATGTGCCTGCGGAAAAAATGAGCTGGTACGCCGGCGAAAATCATTTGCGAATACCAATTCTGATCGCCGGAATTTTGTTCACGTATTTTGGAATGAAATTATTTTACAGGTTCAGCGATAAAATGAGAGGAGAAGAAATCAGTGACTATTTCGAAAAATAA
- a CDS encoding SpoIID/LytB domain-containing protein gives MTISKNKVPVVRIGVLQSTEKVKFSCNQNFFAENQNGEIIFTGRADEKYQATIVESKPAEIRYQVRAGIEKDKSLAEERAQELRDEGLVVTIRCVGMELQTKNLLIDNREYWIAVGDFADKKSAQEFRQSRENPGEYAVIENIVSQATATIELAGQKFAAPIRIVPENPTRDTHITVSDIVIGIEFHWQKLEDLDYRGIVEIGVNNSGKLVVVNEVNIEDYLTSVNSSEMTSDCPLGLLEAQTVAARSTVFATMGKHHYNANFHLCSDDHCQCYHGKKREQDISRQAVENTWGEVIMYENEVCDARYSKICGGIIESYHNVWENRKIPYMMSAIDSDKPLEFPANTEEEAKKLIDSEPDCYCNTNLYQLPPKLANLYSTENLFRWTVEYKREDLENLIKKKTGEDIGELQDIEPLERGDSGRLIYLNLVGSKKTLKIGKELEIRRVLSESHLYSSLFYVEKETAADGKVKKFILKGGGWGHGVGLCQVGATVMAMKNIPYPDILKHYYQQIRLEKLY, from the coding sequence GTGACTATTTCGAAAAATAAAGTTCCGGTCGTAAGAATCGGGGTTTTGCAGTCCACGGAAAAAGTCAAATTTTCCTGCAATCAAAATTTCTTCGCCGAAAACCAGAATGGCGAAATAATTTTTACCGGAAGAGCAGACGAAAAATATCAAGCAACGATAGTGGAATCAAAGCCTGCCGAAATACGCTATCAAGTGCGGGCCGGCATTGAAAAAGACAAATCTCTGGCAGAGGAACGCGCCCAGGAGCTTCGCGACGAAGGGCTGGTCGTAACCATTCGCTGCGTGGGAATGGAATTGCAGACGAAAAATCTACTCATTGACAATCGCGAGTACTGGATCGCTGTGGGCGATTTTGCGGACAAAAAATCGGCGCAAGAGTTCCGTCAAAGCCGGGAAAATCCCGGGGAATATGCGGTCATCGAAAATATTGTTTCCCAGGCGACTGCCACCATTGAATTAGCTGGCCAAAAATTTGCCGCGCCGATCAGAATCGTGCCGGAAAATCCTACGCGAGACACGCACATCACCGTCTCCGACATTGTGATCGGAATTGAATTTCACTGGCAAAAATTGGAAGACCTCGACTACCGCGGCATCGTCGAAATTGGCGTCAATAATTCGGGAAAATTAGTCGTCGTCAACGAGGTGAATATCGAAGATTATCTCACCAGCGTCAACTCATCGGAAATGACCTCGGACTGTCCGCTGGGTTTGCTGGAGGCGCAGACAGTTGCCGCACGCAGCACGGTTTTCGCCACCATGGGCAAACACCACTACAACGCCAATTTTCATCTCTGCTCCGACGACCACTGCCAGTGTTACCACGGCAAAAAACGTGAACAGGATATTTCGCGTCAGGCAGTGGAAAACACCTGGGGCGAAGTGATCATGTACGAAAACGAAGTCTGTGACGCGCGCTATTCCAAAATCTGCGGCGGAATCATCGAGTCTTACCACAACGTCTGGGAAAACCGAAAAATCCCCTACATGATGTCCGCTATTGACAGCGACAAGCCACTGGAGTTTCCGGCCAACACTGAAGAAGAAGCAAAAAAACTGATCGACTCGGAACCGGATTGTTACTGTAACACCAACCTGTACCAACTGCCGCCCAAACTGGCAAATTTGTATTCCACGGAAAATTTATTCCGCTGGACCGTCGAATACAAACGCGAAGATTTGGAAAATTTAATCAAGAAAAAAACCGGAGAGGATATCGGTGAATTACAGGACATCGAACCGCTGGAACGCGGCGATTCCGGCCGGTTGATTTACCTCAACCTTGTTGGCTCCAAAAAGACGCTCAAAATTGGCAAAGAGCTGGAAATCCGTCGCGTTTTGTCCGAGAGTCATTTGTACAGTTCCCTGTTTTATGTGGAAAAAGAAACCGCTGCTGACGGCAAAGTAAAAAAATTCATCCTCAAAGGCGGCGGCTGGGGACACGGCGTCGGTCTCTGCCAGGTCGGCGCCACAGTGATGGCGATGAAAAATATTCCCTATCCGGACATTTTGAAACATTATTACCAGCAGATCAGACTGGAAAAATTGTACTGA
- a CDS encoding RNA methyltransferase: protein MLSKSKLQQILALKQKKIRERWGQFLIEGFRLCEEALQSDFEIHACFCQKENLKPEAFERVDKLAAKKKIEIIDIDAADVNRIADTVHSQGIFCIVRQKQYSLDNFLAENPAFLLLIDAGQDPGNVGTLIRTADWFGFNGVILGKDSVEPYNAKVVRATMGSFFHLPVFSDVDLSTFLAILKRKNFQTISADVHGKKFYHQLRYSAPLALILGNENQGISREISRAADYQIRIPAFGRAESLNLAQAGAVIMSQIRISEAKEQ from the coding sequence GTGCTTTCCAAATCAAAATTACAACAAATCCTTGCACTCAAGCAGAAAAAAATCCGCGAGCGATGGGGACAATTTCTCATCGAAGGCTTTCGCCTCTGCGAAGAAGCGCTGCAATCGGATTTTGAAATTCATGCCTGTTTTTGCCAAAAAGAAAATCTGAAACCCGAGGCATTTGAGCGCGTTGACAAATTGGCGGCAAAGAAAAAGATCGAAATTATTGACATCGACGCCGCAGACGTCAATCGCATTGCCGACACCGTGCATTCGCAGGGAATTTTTTGCATCGTGCGGCAGAAGCAATACTCTCTCGACAACTTTTTAGCAGAAAATCCGGCGTTCCTGTTGCTGATCGATGCGGGGCAAGATCCCGGCAATGTGGGCACGCTTATCCGCACGGCTGATTGGTTTGGATTTAATGGCGTCATTCTCGGCAAGGATAGCGTGGAGCCTTACAACGCAAAAGTCGTCCGCGCTACGATGGGGTCGTTTTTTCATCTGCCTGTTTTTTCGGATGTGGATTTGTCCACTTTTTTGGCGATTTTAAAAAGAAAAAATTTTCAGACAATTTCCGCGGACGTTCACGGAAAAAAATTTTACCATCAACTACGCTATTCTGCGCCGTTAGCTTTGATTTTAGGAAATGAAAATCAGGGAATTTCACGGGAAATTTCCCGCGCTGCGGACTACCAAATTCGCATCCCCGCTTTCGGGCGCGCGGAATCATTGAATCTGGCTCAGGCGGGCGCCGTTATTATGAGTCAAATTCGAATCAGCGAAGCGAAAGAACAATAA